The Cetobacterium somerae ATCC BAA-474 DNA segment CCCATATATTAAAATAAAAGGCAAGGTATATAATGCAGCACTTAAAATTCTTTCTTCTAAATCTCCTTCTAAAAAACCTAAAATTCCTCCTAAAAAAAGTAACCCTAAATTGCTTTTATTTAAAATTATTTTTTCTCTTACATCTATTATTATTACCTCTAACAAAATTATTGCTATAAAAAAATAAACTATAACTTTGACCATTCATCTCCCCTTATATTAAAATTAGATGTATCCCCATGAGGAGTTAATATAAACTCTTTGCTACTATTTAAATCTACTTTTACTTTTCCACCGTATTTTATCTCTTTAGTTTCTGCACTTTCTTTACTTCCTCCAATATCTATTAAAAGCTCATTTTCTACTAACTCAAATTTATCTCCTACATATTTTGATAATTCTACTAAAATCTCACTCATATTATTATCTTTTGAACTTGGATAATTTCCATTTTCCAAATAATAAGTTTCATTTGCCATTCTTAAACTTTGAAGTGTATTTATTGCTTTTGAATCCTTTGCAAGAGCTAAGTAATCCCTCACTTTTGGAGCTATAAAACTACTTAAAATACCTATTACACCTAAAACTAAAACTATTTCAATTACACTAAATCCTTTATTTTTTTTCTTTTTCATTGAACCTCCTAAATTTCAAAAATATCACTCATATTCAATATAGGTAAATATAAACCAATTACAAATGCACTTATCAATATTCCTACAAACAATAATAAAATAGGTTCTGATAATTTTAAAACTATCTTTATCTTTTTATTTAACTCCT contains these protein-coding regions:
- a CDS encoding type II secretion system protein, with the translated sequence MKKKKNKGFSVIEIVLVLGVIGILSSFIAPKVRDYLALAKDSKAINTLQSLRMANETYYLENGNYPSSKDNNMSEILVELSKYVGDKFELVENELLIDIGGSKESAETKEIKYGGKVKVDLNSSKEFILTPHGDTSNFNIRGDEWSKL